The genome window ACAAGATAATGGTCATGAGCGGCAAGGGCGGGGTCGGCAAGAGCACCGTGGCCGTAAATCTGGCGCTCGGTCTCTCCCTTGAGAATTTTTATGTGGGTCTTTTGGATGTCGATCTGCATGGTCCAAATGTCCCGAAGATGCTCGGCCTTGAAAGGGGTGAGCTTAAACGGAGATCTGACGGGACGGTGGGGCCGGTGTTTTACTCGCCCAATCTCCAATTTATGTCGGTTGAACCGCTCCTGCCAGAAAAAGACTCGGCTGTCATGTGGCGCGGGCCCCTGAAGATGTCGGCCATCAGGCAGTTCATCTATGACATCGAATGGGGAGATCTTGATTACCTTGTGATAGACGCACCCCCAGGCACTGGAGACGAGCCAATGACCATTGCACAGATGATACCAGATGCCTTTGCGGTGGTCGTCACCACCCCGCAGGAGGTCTCTCTGCTTGACGTCAGGAAGTCAATAAGCTTTTGCAGACACGTAAATATGCCTATTCTGGGGATTGTTGAGAATATGAGCGGTATGATCTGCCCGCACTGTGGGAAGGCGGTGGATGTCTTCAAAAAGGGCGGTGGTGAAAAGCTTGCTGAAGAGCTCGGCATAACGTTTCTTGGGCGTATCCCTGTTGACCCAAGGATAGTGACCACCGGTGATGCTGGAAGACCGCTTGTGGCTGCATATCCAAACAGCCATACGTCAGAAGCCTTTGAACAAATTATAAGGAATACAATAAATGCAACGCAGGCGCTACGGGCGGAAAAGAAGGCCAGACAGGCCTCTGGGCGACAATGATATCATGGATGAAGGAGGGACAAATGAAGATCGCCATGCCTATAGATGGTCAAATGACAGCGGGCCACTTCGGCCATGCACCAAAATTCGCTTTTGTAGATGTAAAAGACGGCCAGCCAGGGGTGATTGCCATGCTCGCACCGCCTCCTCATGAACCTGGTGTTATACCAAGATGGCTCCATGAACAAGGGGTAACTCATCTTATCTGTGGCGGCATTGGGGCAAGGGCAGTGGAGATACTTACGGCGTCCGGTATAAATGTCATAGCAGGCGTTCAACCCATGGAGCCGAGTGAGGCGGTGAAGGCATTGCTTTCCGGGAGGCTCAAGGGGGTGGCCGGATCTACATGCGCAGGCCACAGTCATGGCCATGAGCACGGTCATAGTTGCGGCGGACACTAGAGAGATGGCACTTGGTTATGTTTCACAAGATAAGGGCTGTATTTTTCTTGATATTTGCCGTGAGCAGCTATGTATTGCTGGGTTCAATAGCCATATTGCTCTCTCTACTTACAGGGACAGGGGATTATGGTCATAATCTGGGAAGGTTCTGGTCAAAGTTGCTTTTTATAGTGGCGGGGTTGAGGCTAAATGTCACAGGATCTGAAAATATCCCGTTGGGCAGGCCTGTAGTCTTTGCATCTAATCATGCAAGCCAGCTTGATATACCTGTCTTATACCTTGCCTTGTGCGTACAGTTTCGGTTCTTGGTAAAGAAAGAGCTTTTTAAGATCCCGCTTTTCGGTCAGGCCATGCGTATGGCCGGCTATATACCGATAGATAGATCGGGCGGCAAGACTGCGGTCTTGGGCCTGAGAGATGCGGCCAAAAGGATCAGGGAAGGCACGTCGATCGTTGTCTTTCCGGAGGGGACGAGGAGTAGTGACGGCCGTCTTCAACCTTTCAAGACAGGTGGTATAAAGGTGGCCATAGAATCGGGTTGTCCAATAGTTCCTGTGGCGATAAGTGGCAGCCATAAGGTGCTTCCCAAGGGTAGTCTAATGATAAGGCCGGGGGGGATCATCTCTGTATCCATAGGTAGGCCTATTGACCCTAAAGGTTCAAGAGACGATCTGACAAAAGAGGTATGGGATGCAATAAACGCCATGCTCGGCAACCTAAACCGGTCTGATCCAAGGGTGCAATCATGATTTTTCCTTCGCATAAGACGAAGATCGTGTGCACTATCGGTCCTGTTTCAAGCGGGCCGGATGTGCTTGAGCGGATGGCCAGGGCAGGTATGGATGTGGCCAGGCTTAACTTGGCCCACGGCGATTTTGACAGTCACAGAATGGTTGTCTCCAACGTCAGATGGGCGGCTGATGCGGTCGGCAAGAAGGTGGCCATCCTTGCTGATCTCCCCGGCCCAAAGATGCGTGTTGGAAGGCTTAAGAAAGAGCCTTTAGAGCTTGATTACGGGAAACGTATCGTTTTGTTCGTGGGTGATGTACAGGAAGGCGCGGACGACAATCGGATCCCTGTGAGTTTTGATGGTCTTTCAAAGGCTGTACGCAAAGGAGATAAGGTCTATCTGAACGATGGGTTCATTCAGCTTGAAGTGGAGGGGATTGATAGAGGTGACGTCCAATG of Dissulfurimicrobium hydrothermale contains these proteins:
- a CDS encoding Mrp/NBP35 family ATP-binding protein — encoded protein: MEATQQNVRANPVLDQQDQMIKQKLDRIENKIMVMSGKGGVGKSTVAVNLALGLSLENFYVGLLDVDLHGPNVPKMLGLERGELKRRSDGTVGPVFYSPNLQFMSVEPLLPEKDSAVMWRGPLKMSAIRQFIYDIEWGDLDYLVIDAPPGTGDEPMTIAQMIPDAFAVVVTTPQEVSLLDVRKSISFCRHVNMPILGIVENMSGMICPHCGKAVDVFKKGGGEKLAEELGITFLGRIPVDPRIVTTGDAGRPLVAAYPNSHTSEAFEQIIRNTINATQALRAEKKARQASGRQ
- a CDS encoding NifB/NifX family molybdenum-iron cluster-binding protein yields the protein MKIAMPIDGQMTAGHFGHAPKFAFVDVKDGQPGVIAMLAPPPHEPGVIPRWLHEQGVTHLICGGIGARAVEILTASGINVIAGVQPMEPSEAVKALLSGRLKGVAGSTCAGHSHGHEHGHSCGGH
- a CDS encoding lysophospholipid acyltransferase family protein, which codes for MFHKIRAVFFLIFAVSSYVLLGSIAILLSLLTGTGDYGHNLGRFWSKLLFIVAGLRLNVTGSENIPLGRPVVFASNHASQLDIPVLYLALCVQFRFLVKKELFKIPLFGQAMRMAGYIPIDRSGGKTAVLGLRDAAKRIREGTSIVVFPEGTRSSDGRLQPFKTGGIKVAIESGCPIVPVAISGSHKVLPKGSLMIRPGGIISVSIGRPIDPKGSRDDLTKEVWDAINAMLGNLNRSDPRVQS